A window of the Trichoplusia ni isolate ovarian cell line Hi5 chromosome 4, tn1, whole genome shotgun sequence genome harbors these coding sequences:
- the LOC113492740 gene encoding serine/threonine-protein kinase PAK 3, with product MSSDEDKPPAPPVRLTSNRVTDRGDSVASVDMRPLPKEPDDGSDRKKKTLKAKIKGSKSTAHNDNKPNISYPTNFEHTVHVGFDAVTGEFTGMPEAWARLLMAANISKQEQKNNPQAVLDVLKWYDASATQPPPSKYMTSAQMHTTHSGSSVSRVSSSSPSSSTPTDTEHPEPPPPPPSRPDRTKSIYTKPIEEEEAPPPRPAPAPASPPHVPHPALTTHSICSRAEVGSGAALDRNKNPASASPAPHAPLAPHTPPPHAPPPANGAANTTDTPRATGQQQRKKKMTDEEILEKLRTIVSVGDPNRKYTKMEKIGQGASGTVYTAIETSTGMEVAIKQMNLSQQPKKELIINEILVMRENKHNNVVNYLDSYLVNEELWVVMEYLAGGSLTDVVTETCMDEGQIAAVCREVLQALHFLHTNHVIHRDIKSDNILLGLDGQVKLTDFGFCAQISPEQNKRTTMVGTPYWMAPEVVTRKQYGPKVDVWSLGIMAIEMIEGEPPYLNENPLRALYLIATNGKPDIKDKEKLSTVFQDFLDQCLEVDVERRATALDLLKHPFLKMARPLASLTPLIMAAKEAAKGH from the exons atgtcgaGTGACGAGGATAAACCACCTGCGCCGCCGGTCCGCCTCACAAGCAACCGCGTCACGGACCGCGGTGACTCGGTAGCCTCAGTGGATATGAGGCCCCTTCCTAAAG AACCTGATGATGGTAGtgatagaaaaaagaaaacattaaaagccAAAATTAAGGGATCTAAAAGTACTGCACACAATGACAACAAACCTAATATTAGCTACCCTACAAATTTTGAACATACAGTTCATGTTGGATTTGATGCAGTTACAGGAGAATTTACT GGCATGCCAGAAGCTTGGGCCCGGTTGCTTATGGCCGCGAACATCAGCAAACAAGAACAGAAGAACAACCCTCAGGCTGTGTTAGATGTGCTTAAATGGTACGACGCGTCGGCCACACAGCCACCGCCTTCCAAATACATGACGTCAGCACAGATGCACACAACACATTCTG GATCTTCGGTATCCCGAGTGTCGTCTAGCAGCCCGTCGTCGTCGACGCCTACTGACACAGAACACCCGgagccgccaccgccgccgccctCCCGACCCGACCGCACCAAGAGCATT tatACGAAACCTATCGAAGAAGAGGAGGCTCCCCCGCCGCGGCCCGCACCCGCTCCAGCGTCACCCCCGCACGTCCCACACCCTGCGCTCACCACTCACTCG ATCTGCAGTCGAGCGGAGGTGGGCAGCGGCGCGGCGCTGGACCGCAACAAGAACCCGGCGAGCGCGTcgcccgcgccgcacgcgccgctcgcgccgcacacgccgccgccgcacgcgccgccgcccgccaacGGCGCCGCCAACACCACCGACACGCC ACGAGCGACTGGCCAGcaacaaagaaaaaagaaaatgacagatgaagaaatattagaaaaattaaGAACAATTGTTAGTGTTGGTGATCCCAATAGAAAATATAccaaaatggaaaaaattgGTCAAGG CGCTTCAGGGACAGTTTATACTGCTATTGAAACCTCAACGGGAATGGAAGTTGCGATCAAACAAATGAACTTAAGCCAACAACCTAAGAAAGAACTGATTATCAATGAAATCCTCGTGATGCGGGAGAACAAGCATAACAATGTTGTCAACTATCTTGACAGTTATCTAGTTAATGAG GAATTATGGGTAGTTATGGAATACTTAGCGGGCGGTTCCCTAACTGACGTAGTAACGGAGACGTGTATGGACGAGGGGCAGATCGCGGCGGTGTGTCGTGAGGTCCTGCAGGCTCTGCACTTCCTGCACACTAACCACGTCATACATCGAGACATCAAGTCTGATAACATACTACTTGGCCTAGATGGACAAGTCAAATTAA CTGACTTTGGTTTCTGTGCTCAAATATCGCCGGAACAAAATAAACGAACCACTATGGTTGGTACGCCGTACTGGATGGCGCCGGAGGTGGTCACGCGGAAGCAGTACGGCCCTAAG GTCGATGTATGGTCGTTGGGTATTATGGCGATTGAAATGATAGAAGGCGAGCCGCCGTACCTGAACGAGAACCCGCTCCGTGCACTCTACCTAATAGCTACAAACGGCAAGCCCGACATCAAGGACAAGGAGAAGCTCAGCACCGTCTTCCAAGACTTCCTTGATCAGTGCCTCGAGGTCGACGTGGAAAGGCGCGCGACCGCCTTAGATTTATTAAAG CACCCCTTCCTGAAGATGGCGCGGCCGCTTGCGTCGCTGACGCCTCTGATCATGGCGGCGAAGGAAGCGGCCAAGGGCCATTAG
- the LOC113492737 gene encoding methionine-R-sulfoxide reductase B1 isoform X1: MRVLLRPIVIVRKALQANRAVQFKHPFTTALVWRAMEDKESLKKRLTPLQYHVTQEAGTERPFTGCYNKFYEEGMYCCVVCRQDLFTSKNKYDSGCGWPAFNDVLAKEKVTLHQDTSAVGANILLVLTRPGLVRTEVRCSKCSAHLGHVFDDGPVPTRKRFCINSASLDFIPAEERKD; encoded by the exons ATGCGTGTCTTACTGAGACCGATAGTTATAGTTAGGAAGGCGCTGCAGGCGAACAGAGCCGTGCAGTTCAAGCATCCATTCACAACAG CGTTAGTGTGGAGAGCCATGGAGGATAAAGAATCGCTGAAGAAGAGATTGACGCCGCTGCAGTATCATGTTACACAGGAAGCTGGGACCGAAAGACCTTTTACAG GATGTTACAACAAATTCTATGAAGAAGGCATGTACTGTTGTGTAGTCTGTAGGCAAGATCTATTTACCTCTAAGAATAAATATGACTCCGGGTGTGGCTGGCCAGCATTCAATGATGTTCTAGCTAAAGAGAAAGTTACCTTACACCAAGACACCAGTGCAG TCGGGGCGAATATATTACTAGTTTTAACACGGCCAGGTTTGGTGCGAACTGAGGTGCGATGCTCCAAGTGCTCCGCTCACCTGGGACACGTGTTCGATGACGGGCCAGTGCCCACGCGAAAACGTTTTTGCATTAATTCTGCCTCATTGGACTTCATCCCTGCAGAAGAGAGGAAAGATTAA
- the LOC113492737 gene encoding methionine-R-sulfoxide reductase B1 isoform X3: MEDKESLKKRLTPLQYHVTQEAGTERPFTGCYNKFYEEGMYCCVVCRQDLFTSKNKYDSGCGWPAFNDVLAKEKVTLHQDTSAVGANILLVLTRPGLVRTEVRCSKCSAHLGHVFDDGPVPTRKRFCINSASLDFIPAEERKD; the protein is encoded by the exons ATGGAGGATAAAGAATCGCTGAAGAAGAGATTGACGCCGCTGCAGTATCATGTTACACAGGAAGCTGGGACCGAAAGACCTTTTACAG GATGTTACAACAAATTCTATGAAGAAGGCATGTACTGTTGTGTAGTCTGTAGGCAAGATCTATTTACCTCTAAGAATAAATATGACTCCGGGTGTGGCTGGCCAGCATTCAATGATGTTCTAGCTAAAGAGAAAGTTACCTTACACCAAGACACCAGTGCAG TCGGGGCGAATATATTACTAGTTTTAACACGGCCAGGTTTGGTGCGAACTGAGGTGCGATGCTCCAAGTGCTCCGCTCACCTGGGACACGTGTTCGATGACGGGCCAGTGCCCACGCGAAAACGTTTTTGCATTAATTCTGCCTCATTGGACTTCATCCCTGCAGAAGAGAGGAAAGATTAA
- the LOC113492737 gene encoding methionine-R-sulfoxide reductase B1 isoform X2 yields the protein MRVLLRPIVIVRKALQANRAVQFKHPFTTALVWRAMEDKESLKKRLTPLQYHVTQEAGTERPFTGCYNKFYEEGMYCCVVCRQDLFTSKNKYDSGCGWPAFNDVLAKEKVTLHQDTSAGLVRTEVRCSKCSAHLGHVFDDGPVPTRKRFCINSASLDFIPAEERKD from the exons ATGCGTGTCTTACTGAGACCGATAGTTATAGTTAGGAAGGCGCTGCAGGCGAACAGAGCCGTGCAGTTCAAGCATCCATTCACAACAG CGTTAGTGTGGAGAGCCATGGAGGATAAAGAATCGCTGAAGAAGAGATTGACGCCGCTGCAGTATCATGTTACACAGGAAGCTGGGACCGAAAGACCTTTTACAG GATGTTACAACAAATTCTATGAAGAAGGCATGTACTGTTGTGTAGTCTGTAGGCAAGATCTATTTACCTCTAAGAATAAATATGACTCCGGGTGTGGCTGGCCAGCATTCAATGATGTTCTAGCTAAAGAGAAAGTTACCTTACACCAAGACACCAGTGCAG GTTTGGTGCGAACTGAGGTGCGATGCTCCAAGTGCTCCGCTCACCTGGGACACGTGTTCGATGACGGGCCAGTGCCCACGCGAAAACGTTTTTGCATTAATTCTGCCTCATTGGACTTCATCCCTGCAGAAGAGAGGAAAGATTAA